A single region of the Vicia villosa cultivar HV-30 ecotype Madison, WI linkage group LG4, Vvil1.0, whole genome shotgun sequence genome encodes:
- the LOC131595930 gene encoding probable peroxygenase 5 isoform X3 — MHFLLKLLLCLSILYINMASSSSHRKQLEKGFVGGIEDEKQNPVDENVLQKHAAFFDLNKDGLIYPSETYQAMREIGSGRMLATAAAVFINGALSQVTRPGKPPSPLFPIEVKNIKLAKHGSDSGVYDSEGRFVESKFEEIFIKHAHSHPNALTQDELDEFIKSNRDPKDTHGSTGGFVEWKVLYQLAKDKNGLLQKETIRGVFDGSLFEVLKKEHSKTINST, encoded by the exons ATGCACTTTCTTCTAAAACTCCTTTTGTGCTTAAGCATTCTATACATCAATATGGCTTCTTCTTCATCACATAGAAAACAATTAGAGAAAG GATTTGTTGGTGGTATTGAAGATGAGAAACAAAATCCAGTTGATGAAAATGTTCTTCAGAAACATGCTGCTTTCTTTGATCTCAATAAAGATGGTCTTATTTATCCATCAGAGACTTACCAAG CAATGCGTGAAATCGGTAGCGGGAGGATGTTAGCAACTGCAGCTGCGGTTTTCATCAATGGGGCCCTAAGTCAGGTCACTCGCCCT GGAAAACCCCCATCTCCACTTTTTCCAattgaagttaagaatatcaaaCTAGCCAAACATGGCAGTGACAGTGGAGTCTATGATAGTGAAGGAAGGTTTGTTgaatcaaaatttgaagaaattttCATCAAACATGCACATTCACATCCAAATGCTTTAACACAAGATGAGCTCGACGAGTTCATAAAATCAAACAGAGATCCTAAAGATACCCATGGAAG TACTGGTGGCTTTGTTGAATGGAAAGTTCTTTACCAACTTGCAAAAGACAAGAATGGTTTACTTCAGAAAGAAACAATTCGTGGTGTTTTTGATGGAAGCTTGTTTGAAGTGCTAAAAAAAGAACATTCAAAGACAATTAATTCAACCTAG
- the LOC131595930 gene encoding probable peroxygenase 5 isoform X2: MHFLLKLLLCLSILYINMASSSSHRKQLEKGFVGGIEDKKENPDDENVLQKHAAFFDLNKDGLIYPSETFQAMREIGSGMMLSTAAAVFINGALSQITRPGKFPSPLFPIEVKNIKLGKHGSDTGVYDSEGRFVESKFEEIFIKHAHTHPNALTHDELDELIKTNREPQDIQGRIGGFVEWEVLYTLAKDKNGLLQKETIRGVYDGSLFEVLKKEHSKTINSA; this comes from the exons ATGCACTTTCTTCTAAAACTCCTTTTGTGCTTAAGCATTCTATACATCAATATGGCTTCTTCTTCATCACATAGAAAACAATTAGAGAAAG GATTTGTTGGTGGTATTGAAGATAAGAAAGAGAATCCAGATGATGAAAATGTTCTTCAGAAACATGCTGCTTTCTTTGATCTCAATAAAGATGGTCTTATTTATCCATCGGAGACCTTCCAAG CAATGCGTGAAATTGGGAGTGGAATGATGTTATCAACTGCAGCTGCTGTTTTCATCAATGGGGCCCTAAGTCAGATTACTCGCCCT GGAAAATTCCCATCTCCACTTTTTCCAattgaagttaagaatatcaaaCTAGGCAAACATGGCAGTGACACTGGAGTCTATGATAGTGAAGGAAGATTTGTTgaatcaaagtttgaagaaatttTCATCAAACATgcacatacacatccaaatgctTTAACACATGATGAGCTCGATGAGTTGATCAAAACAAACAGAGAGCCTCAAGATATCCAAGGAAG AATTGGGGGTTTTGTTGAATGGGAAGTTCTTTACACACTTGCTAAAGACAAGAATGGTTTACTTCAGAAAGAAACAATTCGTGGTGTTTACGATGGAAGCTTGTTTGAAGTCCTCAAAAAAGAACATTCAAAGACAATTAATTCAGCCTAG
- the LOC131595930 gene encoding probable peroxygenase 4 isoform X4, with product MHFLLKLLLCLSILYINMASSSSHRKQLEKAMREIGSGMMLSTAAAVFINGALSQITRPGKFPSPLFPIEVKNIKLGKHGSDTGVYDSEGRFVESKFEEIFIKHAHTHPNALTHDELDELIKTNREPQDIQGRIGGFVEWEVLYTLAKDKNGLLQKETIRGVYDGSLFEVLKKEHSKTINSA from the exons ATGCACTTTCTTCTAAAACTCCTTTTGTGCTTAAGCATTCTATACATCAATATGGCTTCTTCTTCATCACATAGAAAACAATTAGAGAAAG CAATGCGTGAAATTGGGAGTGGAATGATGTTATCAACTGCAGCTGCTGTTTTCATCAATGGGGCCCTAAGTCAGATTACTCGCCCT GGAAAATTCCCATCTCCACTTTTTCCAattgaagttaagaatatcaaaCTAGGCAAACATGGCAGTGACACTGGAGTCTATGATAGTGAAGGAAGATTTGTTgaatcaaagtttgaagaaatttTCATCAAACATgcacatacacatccaaatgctTTAACACATGATGAGCTCGATGAGTTGATCAAAACAAACAGAGAGCCTCAAGATATCCAAGGAAG AATTGGGGGTTTTGTTGAATGGGAAGTTCTTTACACACTTGCTAAAGACAAGAATGGTTTACTTCAGAAAGAAACAATTCGTGGTGTTTACGATGGAAGCTTGTTTGAAGTCCTCAAAAAAGAACATTCAAAGACAATTAATTCAGCCTAG
- the LOC131595930 gene encoding probable peroxygenase 5 isoform X1, giving the protein MDFLLKLLLCLSILYINMASSSSSQRKQLQEGFVGGIEDEKQNPVDENVLQKHAAFFDLNKDGLIYPSETYQAMREIGSGRMLATAAAVFINGALSQVTRPGKPPSPLFPIEVKNIKLAKHGSDSGVYDSEGRFVESKFEEIFIKHAHSHPNALTQDELDEFIKSNRDPKDTHGSTGGFVEWKVLYQLAKDKNGLLQKETIRGVFDGSLFEVLKKEHSKTINST; this is encoded by the exons ATGGACTTTCTTCTAAAACTCCTTTTGTGCTTAAGCATTCTATACATCAACATggcttcttcttcatcatcacaaAGAAAACAATTACAGGAAG GATTTGTTGGTGGTATTGAAGATGAGAAACAAAATCCAGTTGATGAAAATGTTCTTCAGAAACATGCTGCTTTCTTTGATCTCAATAAAGATGGTCTTATTTATCCATCAGAGACTTACCAAG CAATGCGTGAAATCGGTAGCGGGAGGATGTTAGCAACTGCAGCTGCGGTTTTCATCAATGGGGCCCTAAGTCAGGTCACTCGCCCT GGAAAACCCCCATCTCCACTTTTTCCAattgaagttaagaatatcaaaCTAGCCAAACATGGCAGTGACAGTGGAGTCTATGATAGTGAAGGAAGGTTTGTTgaatcaaaatttgaagaaattttCATCAAACATGCACATTCACATCCAAATGCTTTAACACAAGATGAGCTCGACGAGTTCATAAAATCAAACAGAGATCCTAAAGATACCCATGGAAG TACTGGTGGCTTTGTTGAATGGAAAGTTCTTTACCAACTTGCAAAAGACAAGAATGGTTTACTTCAGAAAGAAACAATTCGTGGTGTTTTTGATGGAAGCTTGTTTGAAGTGCTAAAAAAAGAACATTCAAAGACAATTAATTCAACCTAG